The segment CTACGATTGCTTAGATGAAGTTCCCAGCTCCAGTAAAGATGACACTCACGACAATGATCGGATAGCCAAGCAGAAGCATTCCTTCAATCAAATCAATAGTCTGGAAGGATTTCACGTTAGATTGGGATCTTTATCGAGTAGTGGGAAGCGGAAGCGACAGAAAGAAGTTGACGTGCTTTTGACTGTTGACATGATGAAGCACGCCCATAGAGGAAACATGGCACGAGCAATTTTGCTATCTGGGGATCGGGATTTCAAACCACTTGTCAACGCTCTTGTTGAAATGGGAAGTTACGTGGGTGTAGCGTCGGAAGTGAGTTCGACTGCTAATGAGCTAATTTGGGCTGCTGACTTTCAGCGAAAACTTACCTTTTCCGACTATTACAGCTGGCTAACACAATCGCTCCAGTCAAAGTACCCTCTCCCGCAAGCCACAGCAAACGATGTACGTCCTTCTGAAGCTAACTTAATCAAAACCGGACAAGTTGAAGGTCACTTAGTCGAGTTATTTCAGATAGGCAATGAGTTTTGTTTATACCTGGATAAGTACCTGGACAATCTATCTTTAAAACTGACCTTTACTGACTCTGATAAGTTAGAGCTGTACTTTTTCC is part of the Microcoleus sp. FACHB-672 genome and harbors:
- a CDS encoding NYN domain-containing protein, producing the protein MPMHMISAQQQEVIYLFIDGGYFKKTCIEKVQKWVENEPLTTFSPIDLIDFTAVKNSFQAKKVFYYDCLDEVPSSSKDDTHDNDRIAKQKHSFNQINSLEGFHVRLGSLSSSGKRKRQKEVDVLLTVDMMKHAHRGNMARAILLSGDRDFKPLVNALVEMGSYVGVASEVSSTANELIWAADFQRKLTFSDYYSWLTQSLQSKYPLPQATANDVRPSEANLIKTGQVEGHLVELFQIGNEFCLYLDKYLDNLSLKLTFTDSDKLELYFFLQCGHRIQWTTPA